In Mytilus galloprovincialis chromosome 1, xbMytGall1.hap1.1, whole genome shotgun sequence, the following are encoded in one genomic region:
- the LOC143064677 gene encoding uncharacterized protein LOC143064677 isoform X1, which yields MKLSHFSDPPLCNTTNHKWKCTSKMSDVGSLIKPCEELKAGLSENNNVPDKKGHIEQDGPPDDIRAFFGHPLAATTSINGEDTQSSAAALLHEYINLPALDKSGLKIGEKLHLLQELIRDKKEDLQGTDGSNDYMSVLQTEVDRFFNMQEMQEKSKSEDIVATSQELVETQGILENVTNNREVRNENDIVFSSAEDLSSCITTSASNHDSDDVIYTTSIVQSQTTPHQTSDSCIITNCDKILPNYNESIKHKNNGSKHQNDIHRNIYETRPTKTIVKALSEKIMKNKVSQQGVTMPPSSTVPLTNENNGISASAMSRDDSVSDPIEKPEDFQIVSTGTLTAPNTESPVTTSLTTQDNSENMSHRLGSHTVLEVDPVSLHMSVAHNNCYPDMLVNNLQHLVSLQQSTGTSIQEPITTTPMRQNSYPVTTNNFYSQNTNYMYPPVTSSLENQVADRDIMLERFIQQQQFYQEQQQQHHQPAHPQTYPYATNIKENYTMKSPDSGYHEPCLSPTEQQNSLFYKKEDSNFQETPVAPQKTGKRRKSAPVVFPKQRWASDKLTAYHPTIPKLEINPTGYNYFMDTPISTSVRFDEDRITYVNKGQYYALSLEFAGDRIPPSQMVKSVIMVVFRDDKSLEDERKAWEFWHSRQHSYKQRVIDIDTKDSQGVQASNINEIAFNAVAVKWNPRDSNVKVNVAVHCLSTDFSNQKGVKGLPLHIQIDTFENQKDIYPIHRGYCQIKVFCDKGAERKTRDEEKRRTVRTKDGQETIKRKRSEMEMHWPPCERSAFYSMADSKTFPVLFTPVSSDQDDSVNKASPMSIGVTDDDGNSSLTSAEGFEDILCPPAKRSRTDAYYHDLPKVLLYVREHNETIYTALMLRTPTLQGLLQAVEEKYKIPAVKVKSTYKRSKKGILVRLDDNIVRHYSHESTFVIELNQMNDDKDYEIILSELDV from the exons ATGAAGTTGAGTCATTTTTCAGATCCACCCTTGTGTAACACAACAAATCATAAATGGAAGTGTACTAGCAAAATGTCCGATGTTGGCTCATTAATTAAACCTTG cGAAGAACTCAAAGCCGGTCTTTCAGAAAACAACAACGTGCCAGATAAAAAAGGACACATTGAACAGGATGGCCCACCAGACGATATCCGGGCATTTTTCGGCCATCCACTGGCTGCAACAACATCTATTAATGGTGAAGACACACAATCATCCGCTGCCGCATTACTACATGAATATATCAACCTACCCGCCTTAGATAAAAGTGGATTGAAAATAGGAGAAAAACTTCATTTATTACAAGAACTCATTAG GGACAAAAAGGAGGACTTACAGGGAACCGATGGATCGAATGACTACATGAGCGTCTTGCAAACTGAAGTTGACAGATTTTTTAATATGCAAGAAATGCAGGAAAAATCAAAATCAGAAGACATTGTGGCCACAAGCCAG gAGCTTGTTGAAACTCAGGGAATTCTAGAAAATGTAACGAATAACAGAGAAGTGAGAAATGAAAATGACATTGTGTTCTCATCTGCAGAGGATTTATCATCATGTATCACAACTAGTGCTTCAAATCACGATTCAGATGATGTCATTTATACCACATCAATAGTGCAATCTCAAACAACTCCTCACCAAACATCAGATTCATGTATCATTACAAACTGTGACAAAATTCTCCCAAATTATAACGAATcaattaaacataaaaacaatggAAGCAAACATCAGAATGATATAcatagaaatatttatgaaacAAGACCAACTAAAACAATTGTTAAAGCACTTtcagaaaaaataatgaaaaataaagttaGTCAGCAAGGCGTGACAATGCCTCCGAGCAGTACAGTACCGTTGACTAATGAGAATAACGGTATATCAGCAAGTGCAATGTCACGTGACGATAGTGTGTCTGATCCAATAGAAAAACCCGAGGACTTCCAAATTGTCTCAACGGGTACTTTAACGGCGCCAAACACGGAATCTCCAGTCACAACTTCGTTGACAACTCAAGATAATAGTGAAAACATGTCTCATCGTTTAGGTTCACACACAGTACTTGAAGTGGACCCTGTGTCCCTTCATATGTCAGTCGCTCATAATAATTGTTATCCAGATATGCTAGTAAACAATTTGCAACATTTAGTAAGTCTTCAACAATCTACAGGCACAAGTATCCAAGAGCCAATTACCACAACGCCAATGAGACAGAACTCGTATCCAGTAACGACAAACAATTTCTACTCTCAGAACACCAACTATATGTATCCGCCAGTAACGTCATCATTAGAGAATCAGGTTGCTGACAGAGATATAATGTTGGAACGTTTTATACAACAGCAACAGTTCTACCAAGAGCAACAGCAGCAACATCACCAACCAGCACATCCACAGACGTACCCGTATGCTACCAACATCAAAGAAAACTACACAATGAAATCTCCTGATAGTGGATATCACGAACCTTGCTTATCTCCAACAGAACAACAGAACTCATTG TTTTATAAAAAGGAGGACAGTAATTTCCAGGAGACGCCTGTTGCACCTCAGAAAACTGGAAAAAGACGGAAGTCGGCACCAGTGGTATTTCCTAAACAACGATGGGCGTCGGACAAACTAACCGCATATCACCCGACGATTCCAAAATT AGAAATTAATCCAACTGGTTATAATTACTTCATGGATACTCCTATCTCGACCTCAGTGCGGTTTGATGAAGACAGAATCACATACGTAAACAAAG gcCAGTATTATGCATTAAGCTTAGAGTTTGCAGGGGACAGAATACCACCGTCACAGATGGTTAAG TCAGTAATCATGGTTGTGTTCAGGGATGACAAATCACTAGAGGACGAGAGAAAGGCATGGGAGTTTTGGCATTCACGGCAGCATAGCTATAAACAGAGAGTCATTGATATTG ATACAAAGGACAGCCAAGGTGTACAAGCTAGTAATATAAACGAGATAGCATTTAATGCCGTGGCTGTCAAATGGAATCCAAGAGACTCGAATGTTAAG GTAAATGTGGCGGTACACTGTCTCAGCACAGATTTCAGCAATCAAAAAGGTGTCAAG ggTCTTCCATTACACATTCAGATCGAtacatttgaaaatcaaaaagatatataCCCTATCCATAGAGGGTATTGTCAAATCAAGGTGTTCTGTGACAAGGGGGCTGAAAGAAAGACAAGAGATGAGGAAAAGAGACGAACTGTTAGAACTAAAGACGGACAAGAAACTATCAAAC GAAAACGAAGTGAGATGGAGATGCACTGGCCACCATGTGAACGATCAGCTTTCTACAGCATGGCCGACTCTAAAACATTTCCGGTTTTGTTTACCCCAGTCAGTAGTGATCAGGATGACAGCGTCAATAAG GCTAGTCCTATGAGTATAGGTGTGACAGACGATGACGGAAACTCGAG TTTGACGAGTGCAGAAGGATTTGAAGATATACTTTGTCCGCCTGCAAAGAGAAGCAGAACAGATGCATATTATCATGATCTCCCAAAAG TGTTATTGTATGTTCGAGAACACAAC
- the LOC143064677 gene encoding uncharacterized protein LOC143064677 isoform X3: MSEEVFYQLTFWGKTEVPQSEELKAGLSENNNVPDKKGHIEQDGPPDDIRAFFGHPLAATTSINGEDTQSSAAALLHEYINLPALDKSGLKIGEKLHLLQELIRDKKEDLQGTDGSNDYMSVLQTEVDRFFNMQEMQEKSKSEDIVATSQELVETQGILENVTNNREVRNENDIVFSSAEDLSSCITTSASNHDSDDVIYTTSIVQSQTTPHQTSDSCIITNCDKILPNYNESIKHKNNGSKHQNDIHRNIYETRPTKTIVKALSEKIMKNKVSQQGVTMPPSSTVPLTNENNGISASAMSRDDSVSDPIEKPEDFQIVSTGTLTAPNTESPVTTSLTTQDNSENMSHRLGSHTVLEVDPVSLHMSVAHNNCYPDMLVNNLQHLVSLQQSTGTSIQEPITTTPMRQNSYPVTTNNFYSQNTNYMYPPVTSSLENQVADRDIMLERFIQQQQFYQEQQQQHHQPAHPQTYPYATNIKENYTMKSPDSGYHEPCLSPTEQQNSLFYKKEDSNFQETPVAPQKTGKRRKSAPVVFPKQRWASDKLTAYHPTIPKLEINPTGYNYFMDTPISTSVRFDEDRITYVNKGQYYALSLEFAGDRIPPSQMVKSVIMVVFRDDKSLEDERKAWEFWHSRQHSYKQRVIDIDTKDSQGVQASNINEIAFNAVAVKWNPRDSNVKVNVAVHCLSTDFSNQKGVKGLPLHIQIDTFENQKDIYPIHRGYCQIKVFCDKGAERKTRDEEKRRTVRTKDGQETIKRKRSEMEMHWPPCERSAFYSMADSKTFPVLFTPVSSDQDDSVNKASPMSIGVTDDDGNSSLTSAEGFEDILCPPAKRSRTDAYYHDLPKVLLYVREHNETIYTALMLRTPTLQGLLQAVEEKYKIPAVKVKSTYKRSKKGILVRLDDNIVRHYSHESTFVIELNQMNDDKDYEIILSELDV, translated from the exons ATGAGTGAAGAAGTATTCTATCAATTAACATTCTGGGGGAAAACAGAGGTTCCACAAAG cGAAGAACTCAAAGCCGGTCTTTCAGAAAACAACAACGTGCCAGATAAAAAAGGACACATTGAACAGGATGGCCCACCAGACGATATCCGGGCATTTTTCGGCCATCCACTGGCTGCAACAACATCTATTAATGGTGAAGACACACAATCATCCGCTGCCGCATTACTACATGAATATATCAACCTACCCGCCTTAGATAAAAGTGGATTGAAAATAGGAGAAAAACTTCATTTATTACAAGAACTCATTAG GGACAAAAAGGAGGACTTACAGGGAACCGATGGATCGAATGACTACATGAGCGTCTTGCAAACTGAAGTTGACAGATTTTTTAATATGCAAGAAATGCAGGAAAAATCAAAATCAGAAGACATTGTGGCCACAAGCCAG gAGCTTGTTGAAACTCAGGGAATTCTAGAAAATGTAACGAATAACAGAGAAGTGAGAAATGAAAATGACATTGTGTTCTCATCTGCAGAGGATTTATCATCATGTATCACAACTAGTGCTTCAAATCACGATTCAGATGATGTCATTTATACCACATCAATAGTGCAATCTCAAACAACTCCTCACCAAACATCAGATTCATGTATCATTACAAACTGTGACAAAATTCTCCCAAATTATAACGAATcaattaaacataaaaacaatggAAGCAAACATCAGAATGATATAcatagaaatatttatgaaacAAGACCAACTAAAACAATTGTTAAAGCACTTtcagaaaaaataatgaaaaataaagttaGTCAGCAAGGCGTGACAATGCCTCCGAGCAGTACAGTACCGTTGACTAATGAGAATAACGGTATATCAGCAAGTGCAATGTCACGTGACGATAGTGTGTCTGATCCAATAGAAAAACCCGAGGACTTCCAAATTGTCTCAACGGGTACTTTAACGGCGCCAAACACGGAATCTCCAGTCACAACTTCGTTGACAACTCAAGATAATAGTGAAAACATGTCTCATCGTTTAGGTTCACACACAGTACTTGAAGTGGACCCTGTGTCCCTTCATATGTCAGTCGCTCATAATAATTGTTATCCAGATATGCTAGTAAACAATTTGCAACATTTAGTAAGTCTTCAACAATCTACAGGCACAAGTATCCAAGAGCCAATTACCACAACGCCAATGAGACAGAACTCGTATCCAGTAACGACAAACAATTTCTACTCTCAGAACACCAACTATATGTATCCGCCAGTAACGTCATCATTAGAGAATCAGGTTGCTGACAGAGATATAATGTTGGAACGTTTTATACAACAGCAACAGTTCTACCAAGAGCAACAGCAGCAACATCACCAACCAGCACATCCACAGACGTACCCGTATGCTACCAACATCAAAGAAAACTACACAATGAAATCTCCTGATAGTGGATATCACGAACCTTGCTTATCTCCAACAGAACAACAGAACTCATTG TTTTATAAAAAGGAGGACAGTAATTTCCAGGAGACGCCTGTTGCACCTCAGAAAACTGGAAAAAGACGGAAGTCGGCACCAGTGGTATTTCCTAAACAACGATGGGCGTCGGACAAACTAACCGCATATCACCCGACGATTCCAAAATT AGAAATTAATCCAACTGGTTATAATTACTTCATGGATACTCCTATCTCGACCTCAGTGCGGTTTGATGAAGACAGAATCACATACGTAAACAAAG gcCAGTATTATGCATTAAGCTTAGAGTTTGCAGGGGACAGAATACCACCGTCACAGATGGTTAAG TCAGTAATCATGGTTGTGTTCAGGGATGACAAATCACTAGAGGACGAGAGAAAGGCATGGGAGTTTTGGCATTCACGGCAGCATAGCTATAAACAGAGAGTCATTGATATTG ATACAAAGGACAGCCAAGGTGTACAAGCTAGTAATATAAACGAGATAGCATTTAATGCCGTGGCTGTCAAATGGAATCCAAGAGACTCGAATGTTAAG GTAAATGTGGCGGTACACTGTCTCAGCACAGATTTCAGCAATCAAAAAGGTGTCAAG ggTCTTCCATTACACATTCAGATCGAtacatttgaaaatcaaaaagatatataCCCTATCCATAGAGGGTATTGTCAAATCAAGGTGTTCTGTGACAAGGGGGCTGAAAGAAAGACAAGAGATGAGGAAAAGAGACGAACTGTTAGAACTAAAGACGGACAAGAAACTATCAAAC GAAAACGAAGTGAGATGGAGATGCACTGGCCACCATGTGAACGATCAGCTTTCTACAGCATGGCCGACTCTAAAACATTTCCGGTTTTGTTTACCCCAGTCAGTAGTGATCAGGATGACAGCGTCAATAAG GCTAGTCCTATGAGTATAGGTGTGACAGACGATGACGGAAACTCGAG TTTGACGAGTGCAGAAGGATTTGAAGATATACTTTGTCCGCCTGCAAAGAGAAGCAGAACAGATGCATATTATCATGATCTCCCAAAAG TGTTATTGTATGTTCGAGAACACAAC
- the LOC143064677 gene encoding uncharacterized protein LOC143064677 isoform X2, translated as MKLSHFSDPPLCNTTNHKWKCTSKMSDVGSLIKPCEELKAGLSENNNVPDKKGHIEQDGPPDDIRAFFGHPLAATTSINGEDTQSSAAALLHEYINLPALDKSGLKIGEKLHLLQELIRDKKEDLQGTDGSNDYMSVLQTEVDRFFNMQEMQEKSKSEDIVATSQELVETQGILENVTNNREVRNENDIVFSSAEDLSSCITTSASNHDSDDVIYTTSIVQSQTTPHQTSDSCIITNCDKILPNYNESIKHKNNGSKHQNDIHRNIYETRPTKTIVKALSEKIMKNKVSQQGVTMPPSSTVPLTNENNGISASAMSRDDSVSDPIEKPEDFQIVSTGTLTAPNTESPVTTSLTTQDNSENMSHRLGSHTVLEVDPVSLHMSVAHNNCYPDMLVNNLQHLVSLQQSTGTSIQEPITTTPMRQNSYPVTTNNFYSQNTNYMYPPVTSSLENQVADRDIMLERFIQQQQFYQEQQQQHHQPAHPQTYPYATNIKENYTMKSPDSGYHEPCLSPTEQQNSLEDSNFQETPVAPQKTGKRRKSAPVVFPKQRWASDKLTAYHPTIPKLEINPTGYNYFMDTPISTSVRFDEDRITYVNKGQYYALSLEFAGDRIPPSQMVKSVIMVVFRDDKSLEDERKAWEFWHSRQHSYKQRVIDIDTKDSQGVQASNINEIAFNAVAVKWNPRDSNVKVNVAVHCLSTDFSNQKGVKGLPLHIQIDTFENQKDIYPIHRGYCQIKVFCDKGAERKTRDEEKRRTVRTKDGQETIKRKRSEMEMHWPPCERSAFYSMADSKTFPVLFTPVSSDQDDSVNKASPMSIGVTDDDGNSSLTSAEGFEDILCPPAKRSRTDAYYHDLPKVLLYVREHNETIYTALMLRTPTLQGLLQAVEEKYKIPAVKVKSTYKRSKKGILVRLDDNIVRHYSHESTFVIELNQMNDDKDYEIILSELDV; from the exons ATGAAGTTGAGTCATTTTTCAGATCCACCCTTGTGTAACACAACAAATCATAAATGGAAGTGTACTAGCAAAATGTCCGATGTTGGCTCATTAATTAAACCTTG cGAAGAACTCAAAGCCGGTCTTTCAGAAAACAACAACGTGCCAGATAAAAAAGGACACATTGAACAGGATGGCCCACCAGACGATATCCGGGCATTTTTCGGCCATCCACTGGCTGCAACAACATCTATTAATGGTGAAGACACACAATCATCCGCTGCCGCATTACTACATGAATATATCAACCTACCCGCCTTAGATAAAAGTGGATTGAAAATAGGAGAAAAACTTCATTTATTACAAGAACTCATTAG GGACAAAAAGGAGGACTTACAGGGAACCGATGGATCGAATGACTACATGAGCGTCTTGCAAACTGAAGTTGACAGATTTTTTAATATGCAAGAAATGCAGGAAAAATCAAAATCAGAAGACATTGTGGCCACAAGCCAG gAGCTTGTTGAAACTCAGGGAATTCTAGAAAATGTAACGAATAACAGAGAAGTGAGAAATGAAAATGACATTGTGTTCTCATCTGCAGAGGATTTATCATCATGTATCACAACTAGTGCTTCAAATCACGATTCAGATGATGTCATTTATACCACATCAATAGTGCAATCTCAAACAACTCCTCACCAAACATCAGATTCATGTATCATTACAAACTGTGACAAAATTCTCCCAAATTATAACGAATcaattaaacataaaaacaatggAAGCAAACATCAGAATGATATAcatagaaatatttatgaaacAAGACCAACTAAAACAATTGTTAAAGCACTTtcagaaaaaataatgaaaaataaagttaGTCAGCAAGGCGTGACAATGCCTCCGAGCAGTACAGTACCGTTGACTAATGAGAATAACGGTATATCAGCAAGTGCAATGTCACGTGACGATAGTGTGTCTGATCCAATAGAAAAACCCGAGGACTTCCAAATTGTCTCAACGGGTACTTTAACGGCGCCAAACACGGAATCTCCAGTCACAACTTCGTTGACAACTCAAGATAATAGTGAAAACATGTCTCATCGTTTAGGTTCACACACAGTACTTGAAGTGGACCCTGTGTCCCTTCATATGTCAGTCGCTCATAATAATTGTTATCCAGATATGCTAGTAAACAATTTGCAACATTTAGTAAGTCTTCAACAATCTACAGGCACAAGTATCCAAGAGCCAATTACCACAACGCCAATGAGACAGAACTCGTATCCAGTAACGACAAACAATTTCTACTCTCAGAACACCAACTATATGTATCCGCCAGTAACGTCATCATTAGAGAATCAGGTTGCTGACAGAGATATAATGTTGGAACGTTTTATACAACAGCAACAGTTCTACCAAGAGCAACAGCAGCAACATCACCAACCAGCACATCCACAGACGTACCCGTATGCTACCAACATCAAAGAAAACTACACAATGAAATCTCCTGATAGTGGATATCACGAACCTTGCTTATCTCCAACAGAACAACAGAACTCATTG GAGGACAGTAATTTCCAGGAGACGCCTGTTGCACCTCAGAAAACTGGAAAAAGACGGAAGTCGGCACCAGTGGTATTTCCTAAACAACGATGGGCGTCGGACAAACTAACCGCATATCACCCGACGATTCCAAAATT AGAAATTAATCCAACTGGTTATAATTACTTCATGGATACTCCTATCTCGACCTCAGTGCGGTTTGATGAAGACAGAATCACATACGTAAACAAAG gcCAGTATTATGCATTAAGCTTAGAGTTTGCAGGGGACAGAATACCACCGTCACAGATGGTTAAG TCAGTAATCATGGTTGTGTTCAGGGATGACAAATCACTAGAGGACGAGAGAAAGGCATGGGAGTTTTGGCATTCACGGCAGCATAGCTATAAACAGAGAGTCATTGATATTG ATACAAAGGACAGCCAAGGTGTACAAGCTAGTAATATAAACGAGATAGCATTTAATGCCGTGGCTGTCAAATGGAATCCAAGAGACTCGAATGTTAAG GTAAATGTGGCGGTACACTGTCTCAGCACAGATTTCAGCAATCAAAAAGGTGTCAAG ggTCTTCCATTACACATTCAGATCGAtacatttgaaaatcaaaaagatatataCCCTATCCATAGAGGGTATTGTCAAATCAAGGTGTTCTGTGACAAGGGGGCTGAAAGAAAGACAAGAGATGAGGAAAAGAGACGAACTGTTAGAACTAAAGACGGACAAGAAACTATCAAAC GAAAACGAAGTGAGATGGAGATGCACTGGCCACCATGTGAACGATCAGCTTTCTACAGCATGGCCGACTCTAAAACATTTCCGGTTTTGTTTACCCCAGTCAGTAGTGATCAGGATGACAGCGTCAATAAG GCTAGTCCTATGAGTATAGGTGTGACAGACGATGACGGAAACTCGAG TTTGACGAGTGCAGAAGGATTTGAAGATATACTTTGTCCGCCTGCAAAGAGAAGCAGAACAGATGCATATTATCATGATCTCCCAAAAG TGTTATTGTATGTTCGAGAACACAAC